The Populus alba chromosome 4, ASM523922v2, whole genome shotgun sequence genome contains a region encoding:
- the LOC118049186 gene encoding plasmodesmata-located protein 7, with protein MGRTASSSLLLTFTFIVSFSSLTCPSLSASTDAFVFGGCTPQKYVQDSPFESNLNSLLTSLVNSATYSSYNNYTIMGSSPQDLVYGLYQCRGDLSMPDCATCVARAVSQLGVLCAQTCGGALQLQGCYVKYDNTTFLGVEDKSVVLKKCGPSVGYDTDAMNLRDAVLGGLARTGGAYRVGGSGDVQGVAQCIGDLSTGECQDCLSEAIMRLKSDCGTADYGDMFLAKCYARYTTGGPHVYTKSHSDKSTSEGEKTFAIIIGLLAGVALLIIFLSFLRKVFGGNGK; from the exons ATGGGAAGAACAGCAAGCTCTTCACTTCTCTTAACCTTCACATTCATCGTCTCTTTCTCATCTCTCACTTGTCCTTCACTTTCAGCTTCCACAGATGCATTTGTCTTTGGCGGTTGCACTCCACAAAAATATGTACAAGACTCACCTTTTGAGTCCAACCTTAATTCTCTCCTTACTTCTCTTGTCAACTCAGCTACATACTCTTCTTACAACAACTATACCATTATGGGGTCAAGCCCACAAGATCTTGTTTACGGGCTTTACCAGTGCCGTGGTGACCTGTCAATGCCTGATTGTGCCACATGTGTCGCCCGTGCCGTGAGCCAACTCGGTGTTCTGTGTGCTCAGACATGTGGCGGAGCATTGCAGCTGCAAGGTTGCTATGTAAAGTATGATAATACAACGTTTTTGGGCGTGGAAGATAAGAGTGTGGTACTGAAGAAATGTGGACCTTCGGTTGGGTATGATACGGATGCTATGAACCTTAGGGATGCAGTTTTAGGGGGGCTGGCTAGAACTGGTGGGGCTTATCGGGTTGGCGGATCAGGTGATGTCCAGGGTGTGGCCCAATGCATCGGTGACTTGAGTACCGGAGAATGTCAGGATTGTTTGTCGGAGGCGATCATGCGGCTGAAATCCGACTGCGGCACGGCGGATTATGGTGATATGTTCTTGGCTAAGTGCTACGCTAGGTACACCACCGGTGGCCCTCATGTGTATACCAAGTCTCATAGTG ATAAATCTACCAGTGAAGGGGAGAAGAcatttgcaataattattggGCTATTGGCTGGAGTAGCTTtgctcattatttttctttctttccttcgaAAGGTGTTCGGAGGAAATG GTAAATAA